The following proteins are encoded in a genomic region of Oryza brachyantha chromosome 11, ObraRS2, whole genome shotgun sequence:
- the LOC102709783 gene encoding uncharacterized protein LOC102709783, whose amino-acid sequence MTRQLIAITQHIPIHPSIPNCTTPLKPRHPPPATTPPSPFLLLLLPTRASLSFSSSSAMASGRDLSGDPPDSTRLRIGDDIAWSDVGGVYDRDDSLKENTNPKCLLKNLNHLPHNGGSSQRFSGNLKPTAAPIIGISGKLGQQGGRKHHHHPHPAMFPKKAVVGGGGRNPKPAVPEHEPTSPKVSCIGKVLSERERARRRRPGMGMSPGGCCPGLGSMFRRSHSRKNAVECVDQSPPPPPPWTSRREPEEEPAPAPVQVPGLGGMMRFASGRRAAEWAAEMESDGRVARSGPL is encoded by the coding sequence ATGACAAGGCAGCTTATTGCAATCACACAACACatacccatccatccatctataCCAAACTGCACGACTCCTTTAAAACCacgccacccgccgccggcgaccacgCCACCCTCCCcgtttctcctcctcctcctgcccaCGCGTGCttccctctccttctcctcctcctccgcgatGGCCTCCGGCCGCGACCTCTCCGGCGACCCGCCGGACTCCACGCGCCTGCGGATCGGCGACGACATCGCCTGGTcggacgtcggcggcgtctACGACCGCGACGACTCGCTCAAGGAGAACACCAACCCCAAGTGCCTCCTCAAGAACCTCAACCACCTCCCCCACAACGGCGGCTCCTCGCAGAGGTTCTCCGGCAACCTCAAGCCCACGGCGGCGCCCATCATCGGCATCTCCGGGAAGCTCGGCCAGCAGGGCGGGAGgaagcaccaccaccacccgcacCCGGCGATGTTCCCCAAGAAGGCTGtcgtcgggggcggcggccgcaACCCCAAGCCCGCCGTGCCCGAGCACGAGCCCACCTCGCCCAAGGTGTCCTGCATCGGGAAGGTCCTCTCCGAGCGagagcgcgcgcgccgccgccgccccgggaTGGGGATGAGCCCCGGCGGCTGCTGCCCCGGCCTCGGCTCCATGTTCCGCCGCAGCCACTCACGGAAGAACGCCGTGGAGTGCGTCGACCAgtccccgcctccgcctcctccctggACGTCGAGgcgggagccggaggaggagccggcgccggcgccggtgcagGTGCCGGGGCTGGGAGGGATGATGCGGTTCGCGTCGgggaggcgggcggcggaATGGGCGGCCGAGATGGAGTCGGACGGACGCGTGGCGAGATCTGGGCCGTTGTAG